From Penicillium digitatum chromosome 5, complete sequence, one genomic window encodes:
- a CDS encoding Acetate regulatory DNA binding protein FacB, putative: MRSAGSGKIGSNRQAEELSTAGRIRGELSGLWVNGTSTQSIPVPTDTPTGLLALKEVALCQYQESLTECCAYLSGAFQIQRTQPPAARVPLLHNMPGILPMKVIKVGGTGTTSRIAQACDRCRSKKIRCDGVRPCCSQCANVGFECRTSDKLSRRAFPRGYTESLEERVRTLETEVKELKDLLDEKDEKIDVLSRIHSFSPSQRAPSARSPSASATVKSSTSDSSDGVFHVESSTTRLPQKSQNPFIGFSSTQGFADVFTNKLVSEGKSAAKVYTGALTALSTSVVQGAPNQAVKTPPRLVSDQLINIFFQEWAPLYPVVHRPTILKAYEQYLNNAETLQRNPHVMAQLNLIFGIAALSSMSRANQDPIFFEENWSATLALLSNETSVASLQCFVLGQIYCMTKGDYRTLLRYRALGVDICHQLGMHEKQESSGNPLEDETRKKVFWSQYVLDRFCSALTGLPILLREEDIETQYPVDVDDENVTETGFLPTLPGESTRISSAIALFGAARILNKALEYLYPSKSGYDVCVSKMRSVTKQLDEWLHTLPPHLRLEFSQDKPSTTITSSRSPLLSLLYYFIRSLIHRPAVCYADENLRSPSVLALSDSAKHIIQILELLDERRLCLSVSINRKELVFFSGLGLLWQMLDVRNDSKLAKDSQKLLGAAMRYLQSESSAAAAEFGMLSNTLISLGGGRRPSVGKEQHQEMLAPTQKPSKSPKKHLQVLKSRLIACSTRDKQPPTQPSPQSSRRNTISGATPPLISQSLRSPSGSSLPLTQTDQRPAPLYRSDKDHSPLDLASDTRLAASLGHDHPRSMSCSTPSDPTAGAITMADWEYVLSDMDRGYSNIFTGIYGGKECGEDPGPFASIAAEYNRKPNDSSLANRPQSEMHGLSPEAWSASSGDFVYKQEQTARSVLSYSSESMGSTEESVAPYADAKVFHEDIHTIDSFNTFAMHGEDEVDEFSLANGWDRRLAV; the protein is encoded by the exons ATGCGGAGTGCGGGGTCCGGGAAGATCGGATCCAACCGTCAAGCAGAAGAATTGTCGACTGCAGGAAGAATCCGGGGCGAGTTAAGCGGTTTATGGG TGAACGGAACGAGTACACAGTCGATACCAGTTCCCACCGATACACCGACGGGTTTATTGGCTCTGAAGGAAG TTGCATTGTGTCAATATCAAGAATCCTTAACGGAGTGTTGTGCTTATCTTTCTGGCGCCTTTCAAATACAACGAACTCAACCCCCGGCGGCCCGTGTGCCCCTTCTGCACAACATGCCTGGTATCTTGCCTATGAAAGTGATCAAGGTCGGTGGAACTGGCACAACAAGCCGTATTGCCCAAGCCTGTGACCGATGCCGAAGTAAGAAAATACGCTGCGACGGTGTTCGACCTTGCTGCTCGCAATGCGCCAATGTTGGCTTCGAGTGCCGCACCAGCGATAAACTAAGCCGTCGCGCCTTCCCACGTGGATATACTGAGTCGCTAGAAGAACGAGTCAGAACTCTAGAAACCGAAGTtaaggaattgaaggatttgTTAGATGAGAAGGACGAGAAGATCGATGTCTTGTCCCGGATACATTCGTTCTCGCCGTCGCAACGAGCCCCCTCTGCGCGGTCTCCCTCTGCTTCTGCGACGGTGAAATCGAGCACTTCGGACTCATCGGATGGCGTGTTTCATGTAGAGAGCTCGACAACCAGACTACCGCAGAAGTCACAGAACCCTTTTATCGGGTTTTCAAGCACCCAAGGCTTTGCTG ATGTTTTTACCAATAAGCTTGTTAGTGAGGGTAAATCAGCAGCAAAAGTTTACACGGGCGCGCTCACTGCCTTGTCTACCTCGGTAGTCCAGGGTGCCCCTAACCAAGCTGTGAAAACGCCACCTCGCTTGGTGTCGGACCAGCTGATCAACATTTTTTTCCAAGAGTGGGCGCCGCTATATCCTGTGGTACATCGCCCGACCATTCTGAAAGCTTATGAGCAGTATCTCAACAATGCCGAAACTCTCCAGCGCAATCCGCATGTGATGGCGCAGTTGAACCTGATTTTTGGCATTGCTGCTCTTTCATCAATGTCGCGAGCCAACCAAGATCCGATTTTCTTCGAAGAAAACTGGTCGGCCACCCTTGCTTTGCTCTCAAACGAAACGTCGGTTGCCAGCCTGCAGTGCTTTGTTCTTGGTCAAATCTACTGCATGACCAAAGGCGACTACCGCACCTTGCTTCGCTATCGTGCCCTTGGTGTTGATATTTGCCACCAGCTTGGCATGCACGAAAAGCAAGAAAGTTCAGGCAACCCGCTTGAGGACGAGACTCGTAAGAAGGTTTTCTGGTCGCAATATGTACTTGACCGATTCTGCTCGGCGCTTACTGGACTGCCTATTCTTTTACGCGAAGAGGATATCGAGACTCAGTATCCGGTTGATGTGGACGATGAGAATGTAACAGAAACTGGATTTTTACCGACCCTTCCTGGCGAATCAACTCGCATTTCCAGTGCCATCGCTCTCTTTGGAGCTGCAAGGATATTGAATAAGGCATTGGAATATCTCTACCCTTCAAAATCTGGCTATGATGTCTGTGTTTCGAAGATGCGCTCTGTGACGAAGCAACTGGACGAGTGGCTTCACACACTGCCGCCACACCTTCGTCTCGAATTCAGTCAGGACAAGCCTAGCACTACCATCACGAGTAGTCGATCGCCGCTCTTG TCACTTTTGTACTATTTCATCCGATCTTTGATACATCGCCCGGCTGTCTGCTACGCCGACGAGAACCTTCGCTCTCCGTCTGTTCTAGCGCTGTCCGATTCGGCAAAGCATATCATTCAAAttcttgaacttcttgatGAAAGACGATTGTGCCTATCTGTTAGTATCAATAGGAAAGAGCTTGTGTTCTTTTCTGGGCTTGGACTCCTTTGGCAAATGCTTGATGTCAGAAACGATAGCAAACTGGCCAAGGATAGTCAGAAGCTGCTTGGAGCCGCCATGCGATATCTCCAATCAGAGTCGAGTGCTGCAGCTGCTGAATTCGGCATGCTTTCCAATACTCTGATCTCTCTGGGCGGCGGAAGACGCCCATCGGTGGGCAAGGAGCAACACCAGGAGATGCTGGCTCCAACACAAAAGCCTAGCAAATCCCCCAAGAAACACTTGCAGGTCTTAAAGTCGCGCCTTATCGCCTGCTCCACCCGTGATAAGCAGCCTCCAACCCAGCCCTCCCCACAGTCCTCTCGCCGAAACACCATCTCCGGAGCCACACCCCCACTTATCTCCCAGTCGCTCCGCTCCCCTAGCGGGAGCAGTCTGCCGCTCACTCAAACTGACCAGCGCCCCGCCCCGCTCTATAGAAGCGATAAAGATCATTCCCCCTTAGACCTAGCCTCGGACACCCGCTTAGCCGCATCTTTGGGTCATGATCACCCACGCTCCATGTCCTGCTCTACGCCCTCCGACCCCACAGCTGGCGCAATCACCATGGCCGATTGGGAATATGTGTTGAGCGATATGGACCGGGGGTACTCCAATATCTTCACCGGTATCTACGGCGGCAAAGAATGCGGCGAAGACCCAGGCCCATTTGCCTCCATTGCAGCAGAATATAACCGCAAACCCAATGACTCCTCCCTCGCCAATCGCCCACAGAGTGAGATGCACGGCCTCTCGCCCGAAGCGTGGTCTGCCAGTAGTGGCGACTTCGTATACAAGCAAGAACAAACCGCGCGGAGTGTTCTGAGCTATTCAAGCGAGAGCATGGGAAGTACGGAGGAGTCTGTAGCGCCCTATGCTGATGCTAAAGTTTTCCATGAGGATATCCACACCATCGATTCCTTCAATACTTTTGCTATGCATGGCGAAGATGAGGTCGATGAGTTTTCTCTGGCCAATGGCTGGGACCGACGCCTGGCCGTCTGA
- a CDS encoding MFS monosaccharide transporter, putative, which translates to MFDKIFKKRPQDFHADSEAPGGSISTNEHEKGPGNEVDTPIPLLTWRSFIMGILVSMGGFLFGYDTGQISGFLEMENFLERYGILQSNGTYHFTNVRSGLIVALLSIGTLIGALIAAPIADRFGRKWCISWWSLMVCIGITIQISSPFGKWYQVAMGRWVAGLGVGAISLLVPMYQAESGPRHIRGSLISTYQLFITLGIFVANCINFGTEARPNTGSWRIPMGITYVWAAILGVGMMFFPESPRYDYRHGNVDKAMNTLAKIYGIPRNHRALHIEFEEIRQKHEEEQRNGKVTWVQMFRAPTMSSRIAVGVALQALQQLTGANYFFYYGTTIFKGAGIHNSYVTQMILGGVNFGTTFLGLYLIEHWGRRRSLITGALWMFVCFMIFASVGHFSLDREYPERTKSAGVAMVVFACLFILGFASTWGPMVWTIIAELYPSQYRAQAMSLATASNWLWNFLLAFFTPFITGAIDFRFGYVFAGCLFLAAGLVYFAVMEGQGRTLEEIDTMYRMGVKPWKSSKFQFPADPSVIRGSFDKDAPTSSHVADPTMELREDGSLVPETRAQA; encoded by the exons ATGTTCGATAAGATCTTCAAAAAGCGTCCACAGGACTTCCATGCAGACTCCGAGGCTCCCGGAGGATCGATTTCCACAAATGAACACGAGAAAGGCCCCGGAAATGAGGTTGACACGCCTATTCCGCTCCTCACTTGGCGGTCATTTATTATGGGCATTCTCGTCTCTATGGGTGGTTTCCTTTTCGGTTATGACACCGGTCAGATCTCTGGCTTCCTAGAGATGGAAAATTTCCTCGAGCGCTATGGTATTCTTCAATCAAATGGAACTTATCATTTCACTAATGTTCGTTCGGGTCTCATTGTTGCCTTG CTGTCGATTGGGACTCTGATAGGGGCTTTAATCGCAGCGCCAATCGCCGACCGCTTCGGACGAAAGTGGTGTATCAGTTGGTGGTCTTTGATGGTGTGTATTGGAATTACTATCCAGATTTCATCGCCTTTTGGCAAGTGGTACCAGGTCGCCATGGGTCGTTGGGTTGCCGGGCTCGGGGTTGGTGCAATTTCTCTACTGGTACCGATGTATCAAGCAGAATCAGGACCGAGGCATATTCGAGGATCGCTGATTAG TACCTATCAGCTATTCATCACACTTGGAATCTTCGTTGCCAACTGTATCAATTTTGGAACGGAAGCTCGCCCCAATACCGGTTCATGGCGTATCCCTATGGGTATTACATACGTTTGGGCCGCAATTCTTGGTGTTGGCATGATGTTCTTCCCTGAAAGCCCACGCTACGACTACCGCCACGGCAACGTGGACAAAGCTATGAACACTCTGGCCAAAATTTATGGTATCCCTCGGAATCATCGCGCTCTCCACATCGAGTTTGAGGAAATTAGACAGAAACACGAGGAAGAGCAGCGCAACGGGAAGGTTACCTGGGTGCAGATGTTCCGTGCTCCGACGATGTCATCCCGGATCGCTGTTGGCGTCGCTTTACAAGCTCTGCAACAACTTACTGGTGCTAATTACTTCTTCTATTAT GGTACAACAATCTTCAAGGGCGCTGGAATCCATAACAGTTATGTCACGCAGATGATTCTAGGTGGCGTCAACTTTGGAACAACGTTCCTGGGCCTCTATCTGATCGAGCACTGGGGCCGACGCCGTTCTCTCATAACCGGTGCACTATGGATGTTTGTCTGCTTCATGATCTTTGCCTCGGTGGGCCATTTCTCGCTAGATCGAGAGTACCCTGAGAGAACAAAATCTGCCGGCGTGGCTATGGTAGTCTTTGCTTGCCTTTTTATTTTGGGCTTTGCAAGTACCTGGGGTCCCATGGTGTGGACCATCATCGCCGAGTTGTATCCTTCGCAATACCGTGCGCAAGCTATGTCTCTAGCGACTGCATCAAACTGGCTCTGGAACTTCCTCCTTGCCTTTTTCACTCCCTTCATTACCGGCGCCATTGACTTCCGCTTCGGGTATGTCTTTGCCGGATGTCTTTTCCTTGCTGCCGGTCTGGTTTACTTCGCCGTCATGGAGGGACAGGGTCGTACTCTGGAGGAGATTGACACTATGTACCGGATGGGAGTGAAGCcgtggaaaagctcaaagTTCCAATTCCCTGCTGATCCAAGCGTTATCCGGGGCTCATTTGATAAGGATGCTCCTACATCATCTCATGTTGCTGATCCTACTATGGAGTTACGGGAAGATGGATCCTTGGTGCCTGAGACTCGTGCGCAAGCATAA
- a CDS encoding transketolase yields MDLQGTPRPPGNRGTKVTTDPRTQQRIEEPSGPITNDSLAAESIRQGGGFSGNRGAEEMGMSGSQSTVNNNNTSASIKLPSTSSGARRQDRHEEQKYPECVVGQANFPGTHMDNSGYAGGSTAAKKEMGIKAGEYSTASGSGGGSQFNDVTEIQAGGLPSDDAKNVSFNSEIGSSQDPGRDAISQFQHSNAHSANESARPHQKGLDIQTVYEHLESDQRA; encoded by the coding sequence ATGGATCTTCAAGGCACTCCTCGTCCCCCCGGTAACCGTGGCACCAAGGTCACCACCGATCCTCGCACACAGCAGCGCATCGAAGAACCGTCTGGCCCTATCACCAATGACTCACTTGCCGCTGAGTCTATCCGACAAGGTGGCGGCTTCTCTGGCAACCGTGGTGCCGAGGAAATGGGCATGTCAGGAAGTCAATCCACAGTtaacaacaacaacacctCCGCCTCCATCAAGCTTCCATCCACCTCATCTGGAGCTCGCCGCCAGGACCGCCATGAGGAACAGAAGTACCCCGAATGTGTGGTTGGTCAGGCCAACTTCCCTGGCACCCATATGGACAATTCTGGGTACGCCGGTGGCTCAACTGCGGCCAAGAAGGAGATGGGCATCAAGGCTGGCGAATACTCTACCGCCAGCGGTAGTGGTGGTGGCAGTCAGTTTAACGACGTGACCGAAATTCAAGCGGGTGGCCTTCCCTCCGATGATGCTAAAAATGTTAGCTTCAACTCGGAAATTGGTTCCAGCCAGGACCCTGGCCGTGACGCTATTAGCCAGTTCCAGCATAGCAATGCCCACTCTGCTAATGAGTCTGCCCGTCCCCATCAGAAGGGTTTAGATATTCAGACTGTATACGAGCACTTGGAAAGTGATCAGCGCGCTTGA
- a CDS encoding SNG1 family protein: MGTWKDIRPQFLPAVITMFLLLQVLFLVNMCYLYATQFRSTTRYRNFNLLYVDYDGGGVIGKSVTDAYQQLRGEKFPTLLPESSSKYAQPEQIREAVCRGDYWGAIYTADDGSAGLASALENGTSPPTSLTYIWNGVRYPVFSQAAVYSNILKLIETTRSTYYTNNGSSVAASADLSNAATLKAFLDPIQAEEINIKGTEQASILYTLTGSLLMTGYIWAFRETWGQRESRFALTWVTMWLLMHTNFLSFDITTALIPIQFMPFLVLTWVILNVASTISPFELNPKFFRWGYALPSHEAYQVLIQIWSGGCNNRLYRALPIMFSWWIVRVPIAVDAMQHRCKAAVAAQEALDHACLGGQSEAKYTATNETVTPVRGPGREHEQNGDSVEVVPLRDNGLGMEPSK; the protein is encoded by the exons ATGGGCACATGGAAGGATATCCGGCCTCAGTTCTTGCCCGCTGTGATCACCATGTTTCTCCTCCTTCAGGTCCTTTTCTTAGTGAATATGTGCTATCTTTATGCGACGCAATTCCGAAGTACCACCCGATATCGCAACTTCAATCTGCTTTATGTAGACTATGATGGTGGTGGTGTAATTGGCAAGTCAGTGACAGATGCCTACCAGCAATTGCGAGGAGAAAAATTCCCAACCTTGTTGCCGGAATCTTCTAGTAAATACGCCCAGCCAGAACAAATTCGAGAAGCTGTTTGCCGTGGTGACTATTGGGGAGCTATCTACACCGCTGATGATGGATCAGCTGGTCTAGCATCGGCGCTGGAAAACGGGACCAGCCCGCCGACCTCTCTCACTTATATCTGGAACGGGGTGAGATACCCGGTTTTCTCGCAGGCTGCGGTCTACTCCAACATCTTGAAACTGATTGAAACCACACGGTCAACTTACTACACCAACAACGGATCTTCAGTCGCAGCATCCGCTGACCTCTCTAACGCAGCCACCCTCAAAGCGTTCCTCGACCCCATCCAGGCCGAAGAAATCAACATCAAGGGCACAGAGCAAG CCTCGATCCTCTACACCCTCACAGGATCACTGCTAATGACCGGCTATATCTGGGCATTTAGAGAGACCTGGGGACAGCGAGAAAGTCGGTTCGCATTGACTTGGGTCACCATGTGGCTTCTGATGCACACAAACTTCCTTTCTTTCGATATCACAACTGCTTTAATCCCAATTCAGTTCATGCCATTTCTTGTTCTGACTTGGGTCATTCTCAATGTCGCCAGCACCATCAGCCCATTTGAGCTGAATCCGAAGTTTTTCCGCTGGGGTTATGCTCTTCCTTCTCATGAGGCATATCAAGTCCTCATACAGATCTGGTCTGGTGGGTGCAATAATCGGCTTTATCGGGCGCTACCCATTATGTTCTCATGGTGGATTGTTCGTGTTCCCATTGCAGTGGATGCCATGCAACATCGTTGCAAAGCGGCTGTGGCTGCCCAGGAAGCCTTGGATCATGCATGCCTGGGAGGTCAATCCGAAGCTAAATACACGGCAACGAACGAGACAGTGACGCCAGTAAGGGGACCGGGTCGCGAACATGAGCAGAACGGGGACTCGGTTGAAGTTGTTCCTCTTCGTGATAATGGCCTAGGCATGGAACCATCCAAGTGA
- a CDS encoding GTP-binding protein gives MPRDPLIGLVGKPSSGKSTTLNSLTDATSKVGNFPFTTIDPQRAIGYLQIDCPCQRHNVSDRCQPNYGSCHEGRRSVPIELLDVAGLVPGAHQGRGLGNKFLDDLRNADALIHVVDVSGTTDAEGKATRGYDPSVDIEWLRSEIVRWVLGNLMERWGSIKRRHQALKANPIDTLQKQFAGYGSTHVTVARFMDKLALKEPLEDWSNETVELVVNAFIDEKFPTVFALNKIDHPDADKNISKIAKMQDPQSIVLCSAISEVFLRRLAKQKYIKYVEGSEFVDTREDLIEMGDPDGGGLKEMDEKLKTRVENMKDMVLYRFGSTGVVQCLSRAAELLGLVPVFPVRNVATFNSGTGTAVFRDCVLVNKNSTVGDVARKVMGDVPINYVEGVGGTRVSEDDIVAVGKNDILSFKVGR, from the exons ATGCCTCGAGATCCACTGATCGGACTGGTGGGCAAG CCGTCTAGTGGAAAATCCACGACATTGAACAGTTTGACCGATGCGACTTCGAAAGTTG GAAATTTTCC CTTCACAACAATTGACCCCCAGCGAGCCATTGGATACCTTCAGATCGACTGCCCATGTCAGCGACACAATGTTTCGGACCGGTGCCAGCCCAATTACGGAAGCTGCCATGAAGGGCGACGTTCCGTGCCGATTGAGTTGCTAGATGTCGCAGGTCTTGTGCCAGGTGCGCATCAAGGTCGTGGACTGGGAAACAAGTTCTTGGACGATCTGCGCAACGCCGATGCTCTAATTCACGTCGTGGATGTGAGTGGGACCACGGATGCAGAAG GAAAGGCTACTCGAGGATATGATCCATCGGTAGACATTGAGTGGTTGCGATCAGAGATCGTGCGATGGGTGTTGGGAAACCTAATGGAGAGGTG GGGCTCTATCAAGAGGAGACACCAGGCATTGA AGGCAAACCCCATCGACACATTGCAGAAGCAGTTTGCTGGTTATGGAAGTACTCATGTCACCGTTGCACGATTCATGGATAAACTTGCCTTAAAGGAGCCGTTGGAAGATTGGTCAAATGAAACGGTAGAGCTTGTTGTGAATGCATTTATCGACGAGAAATTCCCCACAGTGTTCGCACTGAACAAGATCGACCACCCAGATGCAGACAAG AACATCAGCAAGATTGCGAAAATGCAAGATCCCCAAAGCATCGTGCTTTGCTCTGCTATATCGGAAGTTTTCCTTCGAAGGCTAGCAAAGCAGAAGTACATCAAGTATGTCGAGGGCAGCGAGTTTGTGGACACACGAGAAGATTTGATCGAGATGGGTGACCCAGATGGGGGAGGCCTCAAAGAGATGGACGAAAAATTGAAAAC TCGGGTTGAGAATATGAAAGACATGGTGCTTTATCGATTTGGATCCACCGGAGTCGTCCAGTGTCTTTCCCGGGCTGCAGAACTTCTGGGTCTCGTCCCAGTGTTTCCAGTCCGGAACGTGGCAACATTCAACTCTGGCACTGGAACTGCCGTATTTCGCGATTGTGTTTTGGTCAACAA AAACAGTACTGTCGGTGATGTTGCCCGGAAAGTAATGGGTGATGTACCTATCAACTATGTCGAAGGAGTGGGTGGAACTCGAGTCTCCGAGGATGACATTGTGGCAGTTGGGAAAAACGAT ATCCTATCATTTAAGGTTGGTCGGTAG
- a CDS encoding 40S ribosomal eS12 domain-containing protein codes for MGKDKVEKKDRAEKKEKRAEKDGVHKAKKEKKEKKDKTALVDAVEKEIVSEAMEGLEQTGVVAVKGEGEVDAAVDRPVGALVPFANPLVEDKQAKKVLKSVKKAAVNKSLKRGVKEVVKALRKSPIPAANAAIGLPSGVVVLAADISPMDVISHIPVLCEDHGIPYVFVTSRAELGASAATKRPTSVVMVAPKAAKGKKEDDEEFTKVFEELAGLAQKELKKLTV; via the exons ATGGGCAAGGACAAGGTCGAGAAGAAGGACCGTgctgagaagaaggagaagcgtGCGGAGAAGGACGGTGTGCACAAGGCtaagaaggaaaagaaagagaagaaggataAGACTGCTCTTGTCGATGCAGTAGAGAAGGAGATTGTCTCCGAGGCCATGGAAGGTCTCGAGCAGACCGGCGTTGTCGCCGTCAAGGGCGAGGGTGAGGTCGACGCCGCTGTCGACCGCCCCGTTGGCGCCCTCGTGCCGTTTGCCAACCCATTGGTTGAGGATAAGCAGGCCAAGAAGGTCTTGAAGAGCGTCAAGAAGG CTGCCGTCAACAAGTCTCTCAAACGTGGTGTCAAAGAGGTCGTCAAGGCTCTCCGCAAGTCTCCTATCCCCGCCGCTAACGCTGCCATCGGTCTCCCCAGCGGTGTTGTTGTTCTCGCTGCCGATATCTCCCCCATGGACGTTATCTCCCACATTCCTGTCCTGTGTGAGGACCACGGCATTCCTTACGTCTTCGTCACCTCCCGCGCTGAGCTCGGCGCTTCCGCTGCCACCAAGCGCCCTACCAGTGTGGTTATGGTTGCCCCCAAGGCtgccaagggcaagaaggaggatgatgaggagttCACCAAAGTGTTCGAGGAGCTTGCTGGATTGGCCCAGAAGGAGCTCAAGAAGCTGACGGTCTAA
- a CDS encoding SET domain protein, which yields MKREYITIETLPAWQRLNGIVTQGISVHKIGSDQHGADKGSALIATETQMSSENDAKPKILLQVPPELVLSLETVQNQAKTDGHLRDVLEAIGDFGRTARGAILIFLIIQISHSSSDLHPKHETIGISNPWTEYVKFLPPSFPLPTFYTAEEQELLRGTSLAEPLVAKLAFLEREFEQLRQATGGIAWCQRSWWHERTGALTIDDWKYVDAAYRSRLLDLPGSGLAMVPCIDMANHVSSDGVKALYDTDSEGNAVLQLRWGKTIQPGEEITISYGNEKSASEMIFSYGFLESGITQAREMFLNLEIPEDDPLGLAKKMFCQNNSGVRISVVDGSEEVTWESGLAWIACVNEEDGLHFGIAQTIDGGRELETTWKGEKVQSTSHLRDLLAADPFWEIFQLRAAVLLLERLETQLALFQEAEEIISNLKEGKAALNSIFRPGIFAAIAQFRTLEGNLLEKAIEDFIKQRTELLASKTVAEYFNAQTGEPDEAEDIS from the exons ATGAAACGCGAGTACATCACGATCGAAACACTGCCAGCTTGGCAGAGGCTTAACGGGATAGTCACCCAAGGAATCTCAGTTCACAAAATTGGATCTGATCAACACGGCGCAGACAAAGGCAGCGCCCTCATCGCAACAGAAACTCAGATGAGCAGCGAGAACGATGCGAAACCGAAGATCCTCCTACAAGTTCCCCCAGAATTGGTTTTGTCCCTAGAGACCGTCCAGAATCAGGCCAAAACAGACGGGCATTTGCGCGACGTGTTGGAAGCAATCGGCGACTTTGGAAGG ACAGCTAGAGGAGCAATCCTCATATTCTTAATCATTCAAATATCCCATAGCAGCTCCGATCTGCACCCCAAACACGAGACCATCGGCATCTCCAATCCCTGGACCGAGTACGTAAAGTTCCTGCCTCCATCGTTCCCTTTGCCTACCTTCTACACTGCGGAGGAACAAGAGCTTCTTCGGGGCACATCGCTTGCAGAACCTCTGGTTGCGAAGCTTGCATTCCTTGAACGGGAGTTTGAGCAGCTCCGCCAGGCTACGGGGGGTATTGCGTGGTGTCAGCGAAGCTGGTGGCATGAGAGAACTGGCGCGTTGACAATTGATGACTGGAAATATGTTGATGCTGCTTATCGATCGCGCCTGCTGGATCTACCTGGCAGTGGTCTAGCTATGGTGCCTTGCATTGATATGGCCAATCATGTCTCCAGTGATGGGGTCAAGGCGCTATACGATACAGACTCAGAGGGTAACGCCGTTCTTCAGTTGCGATGGGGCAAGACTATTCAGCCAGGAGAAGAAATTACAATTTC GTACGGCAATGAAAAGTCCGCATCCGAAATGATCTTTTCCTATGGATTCCTAGAAAGTGGCATCACGCAAGCACGGGAAATGTTCCTCAACCTTGAGATTCCAGAGGATGACCCTCTCGGCCTCGCAAAGAAGATGTTCTGCCAGAACAATTCGGGAGTTCGAATTTCGGTCGTTGATGGCTCCGAAGAAGTGACATGGGAGAGTGGGCTTGCATGGATTGCATGCGTGAACGAAGAAGACGGGCTTCACTTTGGGATCGCACAGACAATCGACGGCGGTCGGGAGTTAGAAACGACCTGGAAAGGCGAAAAGGTCCAATCAACCAGTCATCTCCGCGATCTTCTCGCCGCTGATCCCTTTTGGGAGATTTTCCAGCTTCGCGCTGCGGTGTTGCTTCTCGAACGGCTCGAAACTCAACTCGCTCTTTTCCAAGAGGCTGAAGAGATCATCTCAAATTTGAAAGAGGGTAAAGCGGCCTTGAATTCCATATTCAGACCTGGGATCTTCGCCGCAATTGCCCAATTCCGGACATTGGAAGGGAATCTTCTCGAGAAGGCCATTGAGGACTTCATAAAACAG CGAACAGAATTGCTGGCTTCTAAAACAGTGGCCGAATATTTCAACGCACAGACAGGGGAGCCGGACGAAGCGGAAGACATTTCATGA
- a CDS encoding Tubulin gamma chain, protein MTDATFHTTIQDIRRAESKLSQLHGGNPPADSNVSRMKSIIDQNTNKAAKIDKVKANLPLPDQPPVASDWNSFDQRITSIGSGRLEFPPDNSGLRGSAPIGSSASELGL, encoded by the exons ATGACTGATGCCACCTTCCACACCACCATTCAGGACATTCGCAGGGCAGAGTCCAAGCTTTCCCAGTTGCACGGTGGGAACCCCCCAGCAGACTCAAATGTCTCTAGAATGAAG TCTATCATCGACCAAAATACCAACAAGGCCGCAAAAATTGACAAGGTCAAAGCCAACCTGCCTCTTCCTGATCAACCTCCAGTCGCCAGTGACTGGAACTCCTTTGACCAGCGAATCACTAGCATTGGTTCTGGACGTCTAGAGTTCCCTCCTGATAACAGTGGCCTGCGTGGGAGTGCGCCTATTGGTAGTAGTGCTAGCGAACTTGGACTCTAG